The Streptomyces sp. NBC_01353 genome contains a region encoding:
- a CDS encoding LysR family transcriptional regulator, translated as MLDVRRMQMLRAVVTSGSVTAAAANLGYTPSAVSQQIAVLEREAGIALLERFGRGVRPTAAGRLLTEHAAVIGRQVAEAETALADLRAGRTGQIVVRYFATAGADLVAPALARFRAEHPGVRVDLRLVGESATDEEQADLTLVVRPRGATGEGVRLVHLLDDPYRVVLPKGHPLADRRTVDLAELADEPWVGSERPGPCLDAVLEACAAAGFTPDIAVECEEYATAQGFVAAGLGISLVPLLGLGSRHPQVVVRRVRGPEPVRSIHAAVRESSLALPAVRDLLAALRSDRPAR; from the coding sequence ATGCTGGACGTGAGACGTATGCAGATGCTCCGGGCGGTCGTGACCAGCGGTTCCGTCACCGCCGCCGCGGCGAACCTCGGCTACACCCCCTCCGCCGTGAGCCAGCAGATCGCCGTCCTGGAGAGGGAGGCCGGCATCGCCCTGCTCGAACGCTTCGGCCGGGGCGTCCGCCCGACCGCGGCGGGGCGGCTGCTCACCGAGCACGCGGCCGTGATCGGCCGGCAGGTCGCGGAGGCGGAGACCGCCCTCGCCGATCTGCGGGCGGGACGCACCGGGCAGATCGTGGTGCGCTACTTCGCCACGGCGGGCGCCGATCTCGTCGCCCCCGCCCTGGCCCGGTTCCGGGCCGAACACCCGGGCGTGCGGGTCGACCTGCGGCTGGTCGGCGAGTCCGCGACGGACGAGGAGCAGGCGGACCTCACCCTCGTCGTACGGCCCCGGGGCGCGACCGGCGAGGGGGTCAGGCTCGTCCATCTCCTCGACGATCCCTACCGCGTCGTGCTGCCCAAGGGCCACCCGCTCGCCGACCGCCGGACGGTCGACCTGGCGGAGCTCGCCGACGAGCCCTGGGTCGGCAGCGAGCGGCCGGGCCCGTGCCTCGACGCCGTCCTGGAGGCGTGCGCTGCGGCAGGGTTCACCCCGGACATCGCGGTGGAGTGCGAGGAGTACGCCACCGCGCAGGGCTTCGTCGCGGCCGGTCTCGGCATCAGCCTGGTGCCGCTGCTGGGCCTGGGCAGCCGCCATCCGCAGGTGGTCGTGCGCCGGGTGCGCGGCCCGGAGCCGGTCCGCTCGATCCACGCGGCGGTACGGGAGTCCTCCCTCGCCCTGCCCGCCGTACGCGATCTCCTGGCGGCGCTTCGGAGCGACCGGCCGGCCCGGTGA
- a CDS encoding AAA family ATPase, translated as MTSLDHELLQERTHHDACHAALARMAEDVAEQVVIGENAAASGADAEALGYHLRTQAKEFGEQPPGPLFFGRLDREAGQTHHIGRRRIAEHPAAPPLVVDWRAPVSRAYYQAGSHDPQGLVRRRRFGWAPYSLGDSADLTGLEDEYLTAGEDPGLSPLVSGEIERPRVGPMRDIAATIQPEQDDLVRSEPTASVCVQGAPGTGKTAVGLHRAAYLLYTHPQRVRRSGLLVLGPNRTFLSYISEVLPALGETGIRQSTVAEEVALHEVGAVDAETAARVKHDPRMAGVLRRALYARVVVPEGELALADGPLRLRIGPEKLAEIVMAVREEAPPYATGRERVRARVVRVLQLAAERRAGPLGNAWVRRIERARPVSAFVDACWPRTTPQEVLAEVLTDPRDAALSESERDAIRWTKAPRSHRSVKWSAADLVLLDEVAGLIARPEGYGHVVVDEAQDLSPMECRAIARRAVFGSLTVLGDLAQGTTPWAARDWRGQLAHLGKPEAEIVPLTTGYRVPAAIVELANRLLPELGTDVPAGRSLRADGEVTVARVADVAAGVVGAVRAALAKEGSVGVIAAEGQIGPLTRALEGTGGSRLTVLPATAAKGLEYDHVVVAEPAAIVAAEERGLHRLYVVLTRAVSRLDIVHSEPLPASLAGGQVPEGS; from the coding sequence ATGACGTCTCTCGACCATGAACTCCTCCAGGAGCGGACCCATCACGACGCCTGCCACGCAGCCCTGGCCCGGATGGCCGAGGACGTGGCCGAACAGGTCGTCATCGGCGAGAACGCCGCCGCCTCCGGCGCCGACGCCGAGGCACTCGGCTACCACCTGCGCACCCAGGCCAAGGAGTTCGGCGAGCAGCCGCCCGGCCCCCTCTTCTTCGGCCGCCTCGACCGCGAGGCCGGCCAGACCCACCACATCGGCCGCCGCCGGATCGCCGAGCACCCGGCCGCCCCGCCGCTCGTCGTCGACTGGCGCGCCCCCGTCTCCCGCGCCTACTACCAGGCTGGATCCCACGACCCACAGGGCCTGGTCCGGCGGCGCCGGTTCGGCTGGGCCCCGTACAGCCTGGGCGACTCGGCCGATCTGACCGGCCTGGAGGACGAGTACCTCACCGCCGGCGAGGATCCGGGCCTCAGCCCCCTGGTGTCCGGGGAGATCGAACGGCCCCGCGTCGGCCCGATGCGGGACATCGCCGCCACCATCCAGCCCGAACAGGACGATCTCGTACGGTCCGAGCCCACCGCCTCCGTGTGCGTGCAGGGCGCGCCCGGCACCGGAAAGACCGCCGTCGGCCTGCACCGGGCCGCCTACCTCCTCTACACCCACCCGCAGCGCGTCCGCCGCTCCGGCCTCCTCGTCCTCGGCCCCAACCGCACCTTCCTCTCCTACATCTCCGAGGTGCTGCCCGCCCTGGGCGAGACGGGGATCCGGCAGTCGACCGTCGCCGAGGAGGTCGCCCTGCACGAGGTGGGCGCGGTCGACGCCGAGACGGCGGCGCGGGTCAAGCACGACCCACGGATGGCCGGGGTGCTGCGCCGGGCCCTGTACGCGCGGGTGGTCGTCCCCGAAGGGGAGCTGGCCCTCGCCGACGGCCCGCTCCGGCTGCGCATCGGGCCGGAGAAGCTCGCGGAGATCGTCATGGCGGTACGGGAGGAGGCCCCGCCCTACGCCACCGGCCGTGAACGCGTCCGCGCCCGGGTCGTGCGCGTCCTCCAGCTCGCGGCGGAACGGCGCGCCGGGCCCCTGGGCAACGCCTGGGTGAGGAGGATCGAACGGGCCCGGCCGGTCTCGGCGTTCGTGGACGCCTGCTGGCCGAGGACGACACCCCAGGAGGTGCTCGCCGAGGTCCTGACCGATCCGCGCGACGCGGCGCTGTCCGAGTCCGAACGGGACGCGATCCGCTGGACGAAGGCGCCCCGCTCCCACCGCTCGGTGAAGTGGAGCGCCGCCGACCTCGTTCTGCTCGACGAAGTGGCCGGGCTGATCGCCCGCCCCGAGGGCTACGGCCATGTCGTCGTCGACGAAGCCCAGGACCTGTCCCCGATGGAGTGCCGGGCGATCGCCCGCCGCGCGGTCTTCGGTTCGCTGACCGTGCTCGGCGACCTGGCTCAGGGGACCACCCCGTGGGCGGCGCGCGACTGGCGCGGGCAACTGGCCCATCTGGGCAAGCCGGAGGCCGAAATCGTGCCGCTGACCACCGGCTACCGGGTCCCGGCCGCGATCGTCGAGCTCGCCAACCGGCTGCTGCCGGAGCTGGGGACGGACGTGCCGGCCGGGCGGTCGCTGCGCGCGGACGGGGAGGTGACGGTCGCCCGGGTCGCGGACGTGGCCGCGGGCGTCGTCGGCGCGGTCCGCGCGGCGCTGGCGAAGGAGGGCTCGGTGGGCGTGATCGCGGCGGAGGGCCAGATCGGGCCGCTGACGCGGGCGCTCGAGGGGACTGGGGGCTCGCGGCTGACCGTTCTGCCGGCGACGGCGGCGAAGGGGCTCGAGTACGACCATGTCGTCGTCGCCGAGCCCGCCGCGATCGTGGCGGCCGAGGAGCGGGGCCTGCACCGGCTCTACGTCGTGCTCACCCGGGCCGTCTCCCGACTGGACATCGTCCACAGCGAGCCGCTGCCCGCCAGCCTGGCGGGCGGGCAGGTTCCTGAAGGGTCGTGA
- a CDS encoding TetR family transcriptional regulator, which translates to MTGLRERKKERTRQAISEAAITLFLEKGFDAVSVAEVAAAAEVSKPTLFRYFPSKEDLALYRFADHEDEAARVVAGRGEGVAPLDALRAHVLAGLERREPVTGLCDHPAVLAFQRLLYGTPALVARLHAYQSRSEAALAEALDGGGAGLDARLAAGQIVAVLRILAEENVRRIAAGESADAVHPDAVAAAQGAFRALRDGLAYG; encoded by the coding sequence GTGACCGGGCTTCGGGAGCGGAAGAAGGAGCGGACCCGGCAGGCCATCTCGGAGGCCGCCATCACCCTCTTCCTGGAGAAGGGCTTCGACGCCGTCTCGGTCGCCGAGGTCGCGGCCGCGGCCGAGGTCTCGAAGCCGACGCTCTTCCGGTACTTCCCGAGCAAGGAGGACCTGGCGCTCTACCGGTTCGCGGACCATGAGGACGAGGCAGCCCGGGTGGTGGCCGGGCGTGGCGAGGGGGTCGCGCCGCTCGACGCCCTGCGGGCGCACGTCCTCGCCGGTCTGGAGCGGCGCGAGCCGGTGACCGGGCTCTGCGACCACCCGGCCGTCCTCGCCTTCCAGCGCCTGCTGTACGGCACTCCGGCGCTGGTCGCGCGGCTCCACGCCTACCAGAGCCGGTCGGAGGCGGCCCTCGCGGAAGCGCTCGACGGTGGTGGGGCCGGTCTGGACGCGCGGCTCGCGGCCGGTCAGATCGTGGCCGTCCTGCGGATCCTGGCGGAGGAGAACGTGCGCCGGATCGCGGCGGGGGAGAGCGCGGACGCCGTGCATCCGGACGCGGTGGCGGCTGCCCAAGGGGCGTTCCGTGCGCTGCGGGACGGTCTCGCGTACGGGTGA
- a CDS encoding RNA-guided endonuclease TnpB family protein, which yields MQLRYNFRVYPDASQRSALAKAFGCARVVWNDCLRDRREAHAAGLPYVKSAELSRMRITQAKRTEERAWLADVSAVVLQQSLRDLDTAYKNFFDSLSGKRKGPRVSPPRYKSKKDTRQSIRLNTNAFSLRGKGTVYVAKVGTIKVNWSRQLPAAPTSLTVILDSSGRYFMSFVVDTEPDLLPERESEVGIDLGLTTFAVLSDGTKIASPKFLRRSERKLKRLQKDLSRKVKGSRNRAKARIKVARQHAKVADRRRDWHHKASTQIIRDNQAVYVEDLAVAGLGRTRVAKSVHDAGWSAFVNMLEYKAARHGRYFGKIGRFEPTSQVCSACGVKDGPKPLHVREWTCRACGAVHDRDDNASKNTLAAGRADRLNASQSAGKTRTRVPAPREEAGSHPDGLMVVAGVPGTPFRGARQ from the coding sequence ATGCAGCTTCGCTACAACTTTCGCGTGTATCCGGATGCCTCGCAGCGCTCCGCGCTGGCGAAGGCGTTCGGGTGTGCTCGTGTGGTGTGGAACGACTGTCTGCGTGATCGCAGAGAGGCGCATGCGGCGGGCCTGCCGTATGTGAAGTCGGCAGAGTTGTCCCGGATGCGTATCACGCAGGCCAAGCGCACCGAGGAACGTGCTTGGCTGGCGGACGTGTCGGCGGTCGTGCTGCAACAGTCCCTACGGGATCTGGACACCGCCTACAAGAACTTCTTCGACTCCCTCAGTGGCAAGCGCAAGGGCCCGCGGGTCTCCCCACCCCGATACAAGTCGAAGAAGGACACCCGGCAGTCGATCCGCCTGAACACCAATGCCTTCTCCCTCCGGGGAAAAGGCACGGTATACGTGGCCAAGGTCGGCACCATCAAGGTGAACTGGTCACGACAGCTGCCCGCCGCACCCACCTCCCTGACCGTGATCCTGGATTCGTCCGGCCGGTACTTCATGAGCTTCGTCGTGGACACCGAACCGGACCTCCTGCCCGAGCGTGAGTCCGAGGTCGGTATCGACCTCGGACTCACGACGTTCGCCGTCCTGTCCGACGGTACGAAGATCGCATCCCCGAAGTTCCTGCGTCGCTCCGAGAGAAAGCTGAAGCGGCTGCAGAAGGATCTGTCCCGGAAGGTGAAGGGGTCGAGGAACCGGGCCAAAGCGCGCATCAAGGTTGCTCGCCAGCATGCCAAGGTGGCCGACCGACGTCGGGACTGGCACCACAAGGCTTCCACTCAGATCATTCGCGACAACCAAGCGGTGTATGTGGAAGACCTTGCGGTGGCAGGCCTCGGGCGCACTCGGGTGGCCAAGTCCGTACACGACGCCGGATGGTCCGCGTTCGTGAACATGCTGGAGTACAAGGCTGCCAGACACGGTCGGTACTTCGGGAAGATCGGCCGCTTCGAGCCGACCTCCCAGGTCTGCTCCGCCTGCGGCGTCAAGGACGGCCCCAAGCCTCTCCATGTCCGGGAGTGGACCTGTAGGGCATGTGGGGCCGTCCATGATCGCGACGACAACGCATCCAAGAACACCCTGGCCGCCGGACGGGCGGACAGGCTAAACGCCTCGCAGAGCGCAGGTAAGACCAGGACGAGAGTCCCGGCACCGCGCGAAGAAGCAGGAAGCCACCCCGATGGCCTCATGGTCGTGGCAGGAGTCCCCGGGACTCCATTTCGGGGAGCACGTCAATAG
- a CDS encoding GNAT family N-acetyltransferase — translation MTLEVRPVVESEYPDWLRAVSTGFLRPPVVTDEEVADRLPHTDLSRVLGVFDGGRVVATFRSFTQELSAVGGGSLVADAVSGVTVSATHRRQGLLSRMMTDDLAAAKERGDAVATLIAAEYPIYGRYGFGPATWTTEWTVDVRRAGLDPRRTGRPEDGGRIDFADGEEIRKIGPALHRRLAGVRAGMVERDSRRWDVETGLAFHNSPWTEPFYVVFRDEDGEPQGFAAYTCDDTWGDAKQPLNTAKVKDLIAVTPAAERALWRYLCSIDWVTTIKSGNRAPDDLLPLLLPDPRAAHITTQADMLWVRVLDVAKVLEGRTYGASGSLVLDLRDAAGLAGGRYRLDASPEGAACEPSDAPADLALDIAELGTLSLGDESAVRLAALGRVEEVTPGAAARADALLRTSRRPWCPDIF, via the coding sequence ATGACTCTTGAGGTGCGTCCTGTCGTCGAGTCCGAGTACCCCGACTGGCTCCGGGCCGTCAGCACCGGGTTCCTCCGGCCGCCGGTGGTGACGGACGAGGAGGTCGCCGACCGGCTGCCGCACACCGATCTCTCCCGAGTGCTCGGCGTCTTCGACGGCGGCCGCGTGGTCGCCACCTTCCGTTCGTTCACGCAGGAGTTGAGCGCCGTCGGCGGCGGCTCGCTCGTCGCCGACGCCGTCAGCGGTGTCACGGTCTCCGCGACGCATCGCCGGCAGGGGCTGCTCAGCCGGATGATGACGGACGATCTCGCCGCCGCGAAGGAGCGGGGCGACGCCGTCGCCACACTCATCGCCGCCGAGTACCCGATCTACGGCCGGTACGGCTTCGGTCCGGCGACCTGGACGACCGAGTGGACCGTGGACGTCCGCCGCGCCGGTCTCGACCCGCGTCGTACCGGGCGGCCCGAGGACGGCGGACGGATCGACTTCGCCGACGGCGAGGAGATCCGCAAGATCGGCCCCGCGCTGCACCGCCGGCTCGCCGGCGTACGGGCCGGGATGGTCGAGCGCGACAGCCGCCGCTGGGACGTCGAGACGGGTCTCGCCTTCCACAACTCCCCGTGGACCGAGCCGTTCTACGTCGTCTTCCGTGACGAGGACGGTGAGCCCCAGGGCTTCGCCGCCTACACCTGCGACGACACCTGGGGCGATGCCAAGCAGCCCCTCAACACGGCCAAGGTCAAGGACCTGATCGCCGTCACACCGGCGGCCGAGCGGGCGCTGTGGCGCTATCTCTGCTCGATCGACTGGGTCACCACGATCAAGTCCGGCAACCGCGCCCCCGACGACCTCCTCCCGCTGCTGCTGCCCGACCCGCGTGCCGCCCACATCACCACGCAGGCCGACATGCTCTGGGTCCGGGTGCTGGATGTCGCGAAGGTCCTGGAGGGCCGTACGTACGGGGCCTCCGGCAGCCTGGTCCTCGATCTGCGGGACGCGGCCGGTCTGGCGGGCGGCCGCTACCGTCTGGACGCCTCCCCGGAGGGCGCCGCCTGTGAGCCGTCCGATGCCCCGGCCGATCTCGCCCTCGACATCGCCGAGTTGGGCACGCTCTCGCTCGGTGACGAGTCGGCGGTACGGCTCGCCGCTCTCGGCCGGGTCGAGGAGGTCACCCCGGGGGCCGCCGCCCGCGCGGACGCCCTGCTGCGGACCTCCCGCCGGCCCTGGTGCCCGGACATCTTCTGA
- a CDS encoding ABC transporter substrate-binding protein produces MSAPGAGQTPSGPVQLTRVGAAVRPPVQRRAEPALPERPTPDLTALRLPELRTLRREAQGDEADLSYVRRMLQGRIDILRAELARRTDPEAPVLDRLSEILADAPSRLRTSARHVTLSTPRSEEYRRLATEMLSEVELSDLGARTDDELHAAMGRLAGYEQQVSRQRQQLQRTADDCSAEIARRYREGEAQVDDLLI; encoded by the coding sequence ATGAGTGCACCTGGCGCCGGGCAGACGCCTTCCGGTCCCGTACAGCTGACCCGGGTCGGCGCGGCCGTACGACCACCCGTGCAGCGGAGGGCCGAGCCTGCCCTGCCGGAACGGCCGACACCCGATCTCACCGCCCTGCGGCTGCCGGAGCTGCGCACCCTGCGCCGTGAGGCCCAGGGGGACGAGGCCGACCTCAGCTATGTACGGCGGATGCTGCAGGGCCGGATCGACATCCTGCGGGCCGAGCTGGCCCGGCGTACGGATCCGGAGGCGCCGGTCCTGGACCGGCTCTCGGAGATCCTGGCGGACGCGCCGTCGCGGCTGCGGACCTCGGCGCGGCATGTGACGCTGTCGACGCCCCGCAGCGAGGAGTACCGGCGGCTCGCGACGGAGATGCTCTCGGAGGTCGAGCTGTCGGATCTCGGCGCGCGGACGGACGACGAGCTGCACGCGGCGATGGGACGGCTCGCGGGGTACGAGCAGCAGGTCTCGCGGCAGCGGCAGCAGCTGCAGCGGACGGCCGACGACTGCAGCGCGGAGATCGCCCGCCGCTACCGCGAGGGCGAGGCGCAGGTGGACGACCTGCTCATCTGA
- the dtd gene encoding D-aminoacyl-tRNA deacylase, protein MRAVVQRVDGASVVVAGETVGEIVGEGLCVLVGVTHEDTPEKAAQLARKLWSVRMLEGEKSCSDVNAPLLVISQFTLYGDARKGRRPTWNAAAPGPVAEPLVDEVVAQLRALGARVETGRFGAAMRVSLTNHGPFTVLVEV, encoded by the coding sequence ATGCGAGCAGTGGTACAGAGGGTCGACGGCGCGAGTGTCGTCGTCGCAGGGGAGACGGTCGGCGAGATCGTCGGCGAAGGACTGTGTGTGCTGGTGGGAGTCACCCATGAGGACACCCCGGAGAAGGCGGCCCAGCTCGCCAGAAAGCTGTGGTCCGTCCGGATGCTGGAGGGAGAGAAATCCTGTTCGGACGTGAATGCGCCCTTGTTGGTGATTTCTCAGTTCACCCTCTACGGGGACGCCCGCAAGGGCCGCCGGCCCACCTGGAACGCCGCGGCCCCCGGGCCCGTCGCCGAGCCCCTCGTCGACGAGGTGGTGGCGCAGCTGCGCGCGCTGGGCGCGCGCGTGGAAACGGGCCGGTTCGGAGCGGCGATGCGCGTCTCGCTCACGAATCACGGCCCGTTCACGGTGCTCGTGGAGGTGTAG
- a CDS encoding folate-binding protein, protein MKSPLLSLPGAVPAEGRDEGVAAHYGDLFREQRALAAGDGFVDLSHRGVVTVTGDDRLSWLHLLLTQHVSELPAGRATEALILSANGHIEHALYLVDDGETVWAHVEPGTQDELIAYLESMKFFYRVEVADRTDEFAVVHLSAGSIAEVPDGVVVQETAHGRDLFLPRADLESFAASHGPAAGILAYEALRIEAHRPRLGFETDHRTIPHELGWIGSAVHLQKGCYRGQETVARVHNLGKPPRRLVFLHLDGSEVHLPGHGTPIHLAADGGEGRQLGFITTSARHHELGPIALAMVKRNVPVDAELMAGDTAAAQETVVEP, encoded by the coding sequence ATGAAGAGCCCTCTGCTGTCCCTGCCCGGCGCCGTCCCCGCCGAAGGCCGTGACGAAGGCGTCGCCGCACACTACGGCGATCTGTTCCGTGAGCAGCGCGCCCTCGCCGCGGGCGACGGCTTCGTCGATCTCTCGCACCGCGGTGTCGTCACGGTCACCGGTGACGACCGCCTGAGCTGGCTCCACCTGCTGCTCACCCAGCACGTCAGCGAGCTGCCGGCGGGCCGGGCCACCGAGGCGCTGATCCTCTCCGCCAACGGCCACATCGAGCACGCCCTCTACCTCGTCGACGACGGCGAGACGGTCTGGGCGCATGTCGAGCCCGGCACCCAGGACGAGCTCATCGCCTATCTGGAGTCGATGAAGTTCTTCTACCGGGTCGAGGTCGCCGACCGTACGGACGAGTTCGCCGTCGTCCACCTGTCGGCCGGCTCCATCGCCGAGGTGCCGGACGGTGTGGTCGTACAGGAGACCGCGCACGGCCGCGATCTGTTCCTGCCCCGCGCCGACCTGGAGTCCTTCGCGGCCTCCCACGGGCCGGCCGCCGGCATCCTCGCGTACGAGGCGCTGCGGATCGAGGCGCACCGGCCGCGGCTCGGCTTCGAGACCGACCACCGGACCATTCCGCACGAGCTCGGCTGGATCGGCAGCGCGGTGCATCTGCAGAAGGGCTGCTACCGCGGGCAGGAGACCGTCGCCCGTGTCCACAACCTGGGGAAGCCGCCGCGGCGGCTGGTCTTCCTGCACCTGGACGGCAGCGAGGTCCATCTGCCGGGCCACGGCACCCCGATCCACCTCGCGGCGGACGGCGGCGAGGGCCGGCAGCTCGGCTTCATCACCACCTCCGCCCGCCACCACGAGCTGGGGCCGATCGCGCTGGCGATGGTGAAGCGGAACGTGCCGGTGGACGCGGAGCTGATGGCCGGCGACACGGCCGCCGCACAGGAGACCGTCGTCGAGCCGTAG
- a CDS encoding transcriptional repressor: MVSTDWKSDLRQRGYRLTPQRQLVLEAVDTLEHATPDDILGEVRKTASGVNISTVYRTLELLEELGLVSHAHLGHGAPTYHLADRHHHLHLVCRDCTNVIEADVEVAAEFTGKLRETFGFETDMKHFAIFGRCRDCAEKDAAAES, from the coding sequence GTGGTGAGCACCGATTGGAAGAGCGACCTGCGGCAGCGCGGCTACCGGCTGACGCCCCAGCGCCAGCTTGTCCTGGAGGCCGTGGACACGCTGGAGCACGCGACCCCCGACGACATCCTCGGTGAGGTCCGCAAGACCGCGTCCGGTGTGAACATCTCCACCGTGTACCGGACCCTTGAGCTCCTGGAGGAGCTCGGGCTCGTCTCCCACGCCCATCTCGGGCACGGGGCGCCGACGTACCACCTCGCCGATCGCCACCACCACCTGCACCTGGTCTGCCGGGACTGCACGAACGTCATCGAGGCGGACGTGGAGGTGGCGGCGGAGTTCACCGGGAAGCTGCGCGAGACCTTCGGCTTCGAGACGGACATGAAGCATTTCGCGATCTTCGGCCGGTGTCGGGACTGCGCCGAGAAGGACGCCGCCGCCGAGTCGTAG
- a CDS encoding FABP family protein has product MIEIPSDLNPDLVPLAFLLGTWEGAGVADFPGAEKCNFGQSVTFSHDGRDFLEYHSHSWVLDNDGNQVRPLESESGYWRIDKDRKVETVMVRDQGIVEIWYGELADKKPQIDLVTDAVARTAASGPYSGGKRLYGYVKGDLMWVGEKATPEVPLRPYMSAHLKKVVTPEEVAEMARNLPDMPDDGIAFFK; this is encoded by the coding sequence ATGATCGAGATCCCGTCCGACCTCAACCCGGACCTCGTCCCGCTCGCGTTCCTCCTCGGAACGTGGGAAGGCGCGGGCGTGGCCGACTTCCCCGGCGCCGAGAAGTGCAACTTCGGCCAGTCCGTGACGTTCAGCCACGACGGCCGTGACTTCCTCGAGTACCACTCGCACTCCTGGGTCCTGGACAACGACGGCAACCAGGTCCGCCCGCTGGAGAGCGAGAGCGGCTACTGGCGGATCGACAAGGACCGCAAGGTCGAGACCGTCATGGTCCGCGACCAGGGCATCGTGGAGATCTGGTACGGCGAGCTCGCCGACAAGAAGCCGCAGATCGACCTGGTGACGGACGCCGTGGCCCGCACCGCGGCCTCCGGCCCGTACAGCGGCGGCAAGCGGCTCTACGGCTACGTCAAGGGCGACCTGATGTGGGTGGGCGAGAAGGCCACCCCCGAGGTGCCGCTCCGCCCGTACATGTCGGCGCACCTGAAGAAGGTCGTCACGCCGGAAGAGGTCGCCGAGATGGCGCGCAACCTCCCCGACATGCCGGACGACGGCATCGCCTTCTTCAAGTAG
- a CDS encoding DsrE family protein gives MAKKLVIKVTAGADAPERCSQAFTVAAVAVASGVEVSLWLTGESSWFALPGRAAEFELPHAAPLPDLIDSILAAGRITLCTQCAARREITEKDVLEGVRIAGAQVFVQEAMTDGTQALVY, from the coding sequence ATGGCGAAGAAGCTCGTGATCAAGGTGACCGCCGGGGCCGACGCCCCCGAACGCTGCTCCCAGGCCTTCACCGTGGCCGCGGTCGCCGTGGCGAGCGGTGTCGAGGTCTCGCTCTGGCTGACGGGCGAGTCGTCGTGGTTCGCGCTCCCGGGGCGCGCGGCCGAGTTCGAGCTGCCGCACGCCGCGCCGCTGCCGGACCTGATCGACTCGATCCTGGCGGCCGGGCGGATCACGCTCTGCACCCAGTGCGCGGCGCGCCGCGAGATCACGGAGAAGGACGTCCTGGAGGGCGTACGGATCGCCGGCGCGCAGGTCTTCGTCCAGGAGGCCATGACGGACGGCACCCAGGCACTCGTCTACTGA
- a CDS encoding DUF3099 domain-containing protein encodes MYARRRHTYFWMMGICLMLFVGAWAVVRLFSMPVAIGMCVVAMVIPPIAAMVANRRGPEDRWWDDPSGDPQSDEWWDELDGKRRHDER; translated from the coding sequence ATGTACGCGCGGCGGCGCCACACCTACTTCTGGATGATGGGCATCTGCCTGATGCTCTTCGTCGGGGCGTGGGCCGTCGTGCGGCTGTTCTCGATGCCGGTCGCCATCGGGATGTGCGTGGTCGCCATGGTCATCCCGCCGATCGCCGCGATGGTCGCGAATCGGCGGGGGCCCGAGGACCGCTGGTGGGACGACCCGTCCGGGGACCCGCAGTCCGACGAGTGGTGGGACGAGCTCGACGGCAAGAGGCGCCACGACGAGCGGTGA
- a CDS encoding GtrA family protein, with product MSDQLSLRLRLRDVIRGLWREVAKFGVVGAVAFVVDAGGFNLLVFGLPGVGDGPMASMPVLASVVATAAAMVVGWIGNRHWTYRDQRSETSSREVVVFVLVNLAGIVITAAPVYLSRAMGFDSALTDNITRLFGWAVATLVRFVVYRRYVFQAA from the coding sequence ATGTCCGATCAACTGTCCCTCCGCCTCCGCCTGCGTGACGTCATCCGCGGTCTGTGGCGGGAAGTCGCCAAGTTCGGGGTCGTCGGGGCCGTCGCCTTCGTCGTGGACGCCGGCGGCTTCAACCTGCTCGTCTTCGGCCTTCCCGGGGTGGGCGACGGGCCCATGGCGTCCATGCCGGTCCTGGCATCGGTGGTCGCCACGGCCGCGGCGATGGTGGTCGGCTGGATAGGCAACCGCCACTGGACCTACCGCGACCAGCGCTCGGAGACGTCGTCGCGCGAGGTCGTCGTCTTCGTCCTCGTGAACCTCGCCGGGATCGTGATCACGGCCGCCCCGGTCTATCTGTCGCGTGCGATGGGATTCGACTCGGCGCTGACCGACAACATCACCCGGCTCTTCGGCTGGGCCGTGGCCACGCTGGTCCGGTTCGTCGTCTACCGGCGCTATGTGTTCCAGGCGGCGTAA